In Cherax quadricarinatus isolate ZL_2023a chromosome 28, ASM3850222v1, whole genome shotgun sequence, a single window of DNA contains:
- the LOC128693268 gene encoding gamma-interferon-inducible lysosomal thiol reductase, whose product MRTSLLLLSCLAAALAQDAPPVKIDLYYETLCPYSIDFVTTQLYPTWTILKDIMEVEMFPFGNAEYEADGDGWVFTCQHGDEECHGNMIHACAKDHFKDINIEMEFVNCLLSADYPPNAGATCAAQVGQDWAPLEECVSSLEGQNLLHDVAVQEEKLDPQLYFVPWILVNDVFDEDLVTECQVDLKYVVCSTYTGTLPEACTTAQKIKPSRFSHTPKITRKP is encoded by the exons GCGCTGGCTCAGGACGCCCCACCGGTGAAGATCGACCTCTACTATGAGACGCTCTGCCCCTACAGCATCGACTTCGTCACCACCCAACTATACCCGACCTGGACCATACTCAAAGACATCATGGAAGTCGAGATGTTCCCCTTTGGTAACGCCGAA TACGAAGCAGATGGCGACGGGTGGGTGTTCACCTGTCAACACGGTGATGAAGAGTGTCACGGGAACATGATCCACGCATGTGCCAAGGATCACTTCAAGGATATCAACATCGAGATGGAGTTCGTCAACTGCCTGCTCTCAGCCGACTACCCTCCCAACGCTGGAGCCACA TGCGCGGCTCAAGTGGGACAAGACTGGGCACCACTGGAGGAGTGTGTCAGTTCTCTGGAAGGACAGAACCTCCTTCATGATGTGGCCGTCCAGGAGGAGAAGCTCGACCCCCAGCTCTACTTTGTACCTTGGATCCTCGTCAACGAT GTGTTCGACGAGGACTTGGTGACTGAGTGCCAGGTGGACTTGAAGTACGTGGTGTGCAGTACATACACAGGTACACTACCTGAGGCATGTACCACCGCCCAGAAAATCAAACCAAGTCGCTTCTCACACACTCCGAAAATCACCAGGAAGCCGTAA